One Microcoleus sp. AS-A8 DNA window includes the following coding sequences:
- a CDS encoding exopolysaccharide biosynthesis protein, producing the protein MDRLSVELHYYFFREERPTQVTLADVLKVGKERIFGLIFAFFGSILALPLPIPGLGILVGFIILVVSVQLAVGAKSPWIPKGLINKPLALKTVQGVMKQGILWLRRIEMFSRPRLFYIFNSFIGRFVAGIALAFVAIFLMIGLPGLHTLAGVGVLMTGLGLLVDDGVICLTGVAVCIGADLIGVSTVLSLLMGGSSVFGCPST; encoded by the coding sequence ATGGATCGACTTTCTGTAGAATTACATTACTATTTTTTCAGGGAAGAACGACCCACCCAAGTGACTCTAGCTGATGTACTCAAAGTTGGCAAAGAGCGAATATTTGGGTTGATATTTGCCTTTTTCGGCTCGATTTTGGCTCTACCCTTGCCCATTCCTGGTCTGGGTATCTTGGTTGGATTTATCATCTTGGTAGTGTCAGTTCAGCTCGCTGTCGGTGCCAAAAGCCCTTGGATACCGAAAGGATTAATCAACAAACCGCTCGCGCTGAAGACCGTTCAAGGCGTTATGAAGCAGGGAATTCTCTGGTTGAGGCGAATTGAGATGTTTTCTCGTCCCCGCCTATTCTATATCTTCAACAGTTTCATCGGTCGCTTCGTGGCGGGAATTGCCCTCGCGTTCGTGGCAATTTTCCTGATGATTGGGCTACCTGGACTGCACACCCTAGCAGGTGTTGGCGTCTTGATGACGGGGTTGGGTTTATTGGTGGACGATGGTGTAATTTGTCTGACGGGTGTAGCGGTTTGTATAGGTGCTGACCTGATCGGTGTCTCTACTGTGCTATCCCTTTTGATGGGGGGTTCTAGTGTTTTCGGCTGTCCCTCAACCTGA
- a CDS encoding GAF domain-containing protein produces MAMWCSVQTKYLQEVNLAWKRKSDGREQEVAEKLGLSLRLVIDNLFLKGEPVNRVNFIEICQFLGMNWQEIAGLEEPEIQISPLPQEANTDEAILLRRPTKGVNDVDEAINELVGTLCEMLRRITRKAGDLIRADRISIFLLDNQTKVLGTIIADDGDGGCLLIDIPANRGIASLAATSLQVINIPFDVYDDPRSEQAKRTDQRTGYRTYTMLAWPLLNKQKDLVAVVQLINKLKPSDNPEDDLSNRIDKKGFTPEDEEKFAKFAPSILKILEKCQLCYELAQKLKKNSGRKRGGSLIQDAALIAELKRQEQQLRKNLNKIQLSKKTDSLGKGVVYSSQTRLKMHRAQER; encoded by the coding sequence ATGGCAATGTGGTGTAGTGTACAGACAAAGTACCTCCAAGAAGTTAACCTGGCTTGGAAGCGTAAGAGTGATGGACGCGAGCAAGAGGTAGCTGAGAAATTAGGACTGTCTCTGCGGCTCGTGATCGATAATCTTTTTCTAAAAGGCGAACCCGTTAATCGTGTAAATTTTATTGAAATTTGCCAGTTCTTGGGGATGAACTGGCAAGAAATCGCAGGCTTAGAGGAGCCAGAAATTCAGATTAGCCCCCTGCCTCAAGAGGCTAATACTGACGAGGCAATCCTGCTCCGTAGACCAACAAAGGGAGTTAATGATGTTGATGAGGCCATTAATGAGCTTGTTGGCACTCTCTGCGAAATGCTGCGTCGGATCACGCGCAAAGCGGGAGATTTAATTAGAGCCGATCGCATCAGTATTTTTTTACTGGATAATCAAACCAAAGTACTGGGCACAATTATTGCTGACGATGGCGACGGGGGATGTCTCCTAATTGATATTCCTGCAAATAGAGGAATCGCTAGTTTAGCGGCTACCTCCTTGCAAGTGATCAACATTCCATTCGATGTCTATGATGATCCACGTTCTGAACAGGCGAAGAGAACCGATCAAAGAACAGGATACCGGACTTACACGATGCTGGCTTGGCCTCTATTAAATAAGCAAAAAGATTTAGTTGCTGTTGTGCAATTAATCAATAAGTTAAAGCCCAGCGATAACCCTGAAGATGATTTATCTAACAGAATCGATAAAAAAGGTTTTACGCCAGAAGATGAAGAAAAGTTTGCTAAATTTGCCCCTTCGATTCTAAAAATCCTGGAAAAATGCCAGCTGTGTTATGAATTAGCTCAGAAACTCAAAAAAAACTCAGGGAGAAAGCGAGGGGGTTCTCTCATCCAAGATGCTGCCTTGATTGCGGAACTCAAGCGCCAAGAGCAACAGTTACGTAAGAATCTTAATAAAATTCAGCTCTCCAAAAAAACAGATTCTCTGGGAAAAGGAGTCGTCTATTCCTCTCAAACCCGCTTAAAAATGCATAGAGCGCAGGAGCGTTAG
- the urtA gene encoding urea ABC transporter substrate-binding protein codes for MSETSQRCVSPGASVRVGILHSLSGTMAISEASLKDAELMAIAEINAAGGVLGRTIEPVIEDGESDPITFALKARTLIEQDQVATIFGGWTSSCRKSVLPVLQEHNALLWYPVEYEGLECSPHIFYTGICPNQQVGPAVDWLLVHEGTRFYLIGSDYVFPRTANKIMKAQLIRQGGTVVGEEYVPLGTTEFGNVIRRIQQIKPHVVFNALNGDSNLAFYQQYKEAGISAEEIPIMATSIAEEELRRIGGSTAAGHYASWSYFQSIDTAKNRAFVENFQKRYGNERVTCDPIEAAYTQVYLWKQSAEKAGSFQVDLLREAAYGQTFEAPGGMVSIEKNNHVRKHCRIGKILPNGQFQIVFTSAGAIKPQPWLGLEELSESVSPVVFDMLAEVSQSIQYSCLLEQKSREVEAAMAQLLATNQRLQKTQDELVQAEARFREVQAREELLKRRLSSQIRSSLELDEILKTAVQEVRSLLEIDRCQFFWYHKSTDSSRYELMHAAYDPQRPIELYWPSTIEQVKTINEPVHEREVLRIDEIASDEQLEINSRARLQALGLRALLVAPVQTRSHQKGVIVCEHFRGNRPWNPHEVELIGAVVDQVAIAIDQSALYAQSRTAASLATAQAEQLKKALHDLHSYQAQLVQTEKMSTLGTLVAGVAHEINNPTSFIYGNLHYANEYIKDLLDLVRLYQKYYPNPVREIQAHAEAVELDFLIEDLPKVLSSMATGAERIRHLVLSLRNFSRRDQTKMQLVNIHDGIESTLLILNNRLKANSDRPAINLIKDYGELPLVECYPSQLNQVFMNLLGNAIDALEEMQDESQNFASDVSPTIWIGTKVSSLNQVTIRIADNGAGITEEAKSQLFDPFFTTKPMGKGTGLGLSISYQIVVEKHKGRLICESNSGQGTEFLIEIPIQQSSDRANINSASVAVLEPS; via the coding sequence ATGAGTGAAACAAGCCAGCGCTGTGTTAGTCCCGGTGCCAGTGTGCGCGTCGGAATTCTCCACTCGTTAAGTGGAACGATGGCGATTAGTGAGGCATCTTTAAAAGATGCAGAGTTGATGGCGATCGCAGAAATTAACGCGGCTGGTGGTGTCTTAGGTAGAACCATTGAACCCGTGATCGAAGATGGAGAATCTGACCCCATAACCTTCGCCCTCAAAGCCAGAACCCTGATCGAACAAGACCAGGTGGCTACAATTTTTGGCGGCTGGACTTCATCTTGCCGCAAATCGGTTTTACCCGTTTTGCAAGAACACAACGCGCTACTCTGGTATCCCGTTGAGTATGAAGGACTAGAATGCTCACCTCACATTTTCTATACAGGCATTTGTCCCAATCAACAAGTGGGCCCAGCCGTTGATTGGTTACTGGTACACGAAGGAACCCGCTTTTATTTAATTGGCTCTGACTACGTGTTTCCCCGAACCGCCAATAAAATCATGAAAGCTCAGCTCATTCGCCAAGGCGGTACGGTAGTAGGGGAAGAGTACGTACCCTTGGGAACCACAGAATTTGGCAATGTGATTCGGCGCATTCAGCAAATTAAGCCCCATGTCGTGTTCAATGCCCTGAATGGTGATAGCAATCTGGCCTTTTACCAACAATATAAAGAAGCTGGAATTAGTGCCGAAGAAATCCCGATCATGGCGACCAGTATCGCCGAAGAAGAACTACGACGGATTGGGGGAAGCACCGCTGCCGGTCACTATGCCAGTTGGAGCTACTTTCAAAGTATCGACACAGCCAAAAATCGCGCCTTTGTCGAGAATTTTCAGAAGCGGTATGGTAACGAACGTGTAACCTGTGACCCGATTGAAGCCGCCTATACCCAAGTCTACCTGTGGAAACAATCGGCAGAAAAAGCTGGCTCATTTCAGGTCGATTTGTTGCGTGAAGCCGCCTACGGGCAAACGTTTGAAGCACCGGGGGGTATGGTTAGCATTGAAAAAAATAATCATGTCCGCAAGCATTGCCGCATTGGCAAAATTTTACCCAATGGTCAATTTCAGATCGTTTTCACCAGCGCGGGTGCGATCAAACCCCAACCTTGGTTAGGACTTGAAGAATTAAGTGAGAGTGTCTCGCCGGTCGTCTTTGATATGCTGGCGGAAGTCTCGCAATCAATTCAATACAGCTGTCTGCTGGAACAAAAGTCCCGTGAAGTGGAAGCGGCGATGGCTCAATTGCTGGCAACCAACCAACGACTCCAAAAAACCCAGGATGAACTCGTACAAGCAGAAGCGCGATTTCGAGAAGTGCAAGCGCGGGAAGAATTGCTCAAACGCCGTCTCTCTAGCCAAATCCGGAGTTCCCTGGAGTTAGATGAGATTTTAAAAACAGCCGTTCAAGAAGTCCGCAGTCTACTTGAGATCGATCGCTGTCAGTTCTTCTGGTACCACAAATCTACAGACTCCTCTCGATATGAATTGATGCACGCGGCTTACGATCCGCAACGTCCCATTGAATTGTACTGGCCGAGTACCATTGAGCAGGTGAAGACCATCAACGAACCCGTGCATGAGCGGGAAGTCCTGCGAATTGATGAGATTGCCAGCGATGAGCAGTTGGAAATCAATAGTCGCGCTCGCCTACAAGCTTTAGGTTTGAGGGCACTACTGGTTGCACCGGTGCAAACTCGCTCCCACCAAAAGGGGGTGATTGTTTGCGAACACTTTCGCGGGAACCGCCCTTGGAACCCTCATGAAGTGGAATTAATTGGTGCAGTAGTGGATCAAGTGGCGATCGCCATCGACCAATCCGCACTTTATGCTCAAAGTCGCACAGCGGCAAGCTTAGCTACCGCTCAAGCTGAACAACTCAAGAAAGCGCTGCATGATTTGCATTCTTACCAAGCGCAATTAGTGCAAACAGAAAAGATGTCTACCTTAGGCACGCTGGTTGCTGGTGTGGCTCACGAAATTAACAACCCCACCAGTTTTATTTACGGCAACCTGCACTATGCCAACGAATACATTAAAGATTTATTGGACTTAGTCCGTCTCTATCAAAAGTATTACCCCAACCCCGTCCGGGAAATTCAGGCTCATGCTGAAGCGGTGGAATTGGATTTTTTAATCGAAGATTTACCCAAAGTTCTCTCCTCAATGGCCACTGGCGCAGAACGGATTCGCCATTTGGTATTGAGTTTACGCAACTTCTCACGCCGTGACCAAACCAAAATGCAACTCGTCAATATTCATGACGGGATTGAGAGTACTCTGTTAATTTTAAATAACCGCCTGAAAGCGAATAGCGATCGCCCTGCTATTAATTTGATTAAGGACTATGGAGAACTCCCCTTGGTGGAGTGTTATCCCTCTCAGCTCAATCAAGTGTTTATGAATCTCCTAGGAAATGCCATTGATGCTTTGGAAGAAATGCAGGACGAGTCTCAAAATTTCGCATCAGATGTTTCTCCCACCATCTGGATTGGGACAAAAGTTTCATCTCTCAATCAAGTTACAATCAGAATTGCAGATAATGGAGCGGGAATCACAGAAGAGGCTAAGAGTCAACTATTTGACCCGTTTTTTACGACGAAACCCATGGGGAAAGGAACAGGTTTAGGGCTATCTATCAGCTATCAAATTGTAGTAGAGAAGCATAAAGGGAGACTGATATGTGAATCAAATTCCGGACAAGGGACGGAGTTTTTGATTGAAATACCGATCCAACAAAGTAGCGATCGGGCGAATATTAATTCTGCCTCTGTAGCCGTACTTGAGCCATCTTAA
- a CDS encoding DUF72 domain-containing protein, producing MNFLIGCAVWAYKGWVGELYPKGSKAAEFLPLYTQRFTTVEGNTTFYAVPNQETVISWASQMPPGFEFCPKLPRQLTHNGLLKPSIPGALKFLEQMRVLGEHLGPIFAQLPPSYEPAALEDLAAFLKAWPRNEAPLAVEVRHADWYKEPYASHLNTLLEELGVGRVVLDTRPVYSGSASYKQQPVDSRKPQVPLQAVITAPFSLVRFISHPDQQVNQPFMEEWVSLVDQWLRLGKRIYFFMHCPQEQYSPGNARHFQLLLEKGGVPVPPLPWNTIDQAPIQLSLF from the coding sequence ATGAACTTTCTCATCGGGTGTGCAGTTTGGGCTTACAAAGGTTGGGTGGGCGAACTTTATCCCAAAGGAAGTAAAGCCGCAGAATTTCTACCTCTTTATACTCAACGTTTCACCACAGTTGAAGGGAATACGACCTTCTATGCCGTGCCTAATCAGGAAACGGTGATAAGTTGGGCATCACAAATGCCACCAGGGTTTGAATTTTGCCCAAAGTTGCCGCGCCAGTTGACTCACAACGGCTTGTTGAAACCTTCAATTCCGGGTGCTTTAAAGTTTTTAGAACAGATGCGGGTTTTGGGTGAGCACCTTGGCCCCATCTTCGCCCAACTTCCTCCCAGCTACGAACCTGCTGCCTTAGAAGACCTCGCCGCCTTTCTCAAGGCTTGGCCTCGGAATGAAGCCCCCTTAGCCGTTGAAGTCCGCCATGCTGACTGGTACAAAGAACCCTACGCCAGCCATCTCAACACCCTCCTGGAAGAACTGGGGGTTGGACGAGTCGTATTAGATACCCGACCCGTTTATAGTGGTTCAGCTAGCTACAAGCAGCAACCAGTAGACTCACGAAAGCCTCAGGTACCTCTGCAAGCTGTTATAACGGCTCCATTTAGCCTGGTGCGCTTTATCAGCCATCCTGACCAACAGGTGAATCAGCCTTTCATGGAAGAATGGGTAAGTTTGGTTGACCAGTGGTTGCGCTTGGGTAAACGTATCTACTTCTTTATGCATTGCCCACAGGAACAGTATTCTCCTGGAAATGCGCGTCACTTTCAGCTGTTACTTGAAAAGGGGGGTGTTCCAGTTCCACCTTTACCCTGGAATACTATTGACCAAGCACCTATTCAACTGAGTCTTTTCTAA
- the mnmE gene encoding tRNA uridine-5-carboxymethylaminomethyl(34) synthesis GTPase MnmE, producing the protein MSQMFVQGETIAAIATAVVPQQGSVGIVRISGKQAITIARTLFHASGRQAWETHRILYGYLRHPQTQQVVDEALLLIMQAPRSYTREDVVEFHCHGGIMPVQQVLQLCLEQGARLAQPGEFTLRAFLNGRLDLTQAESIADLVGSRSPAAAQAALAGLQGKLAAPIRQLRSTCLDILAEIEARIDFEEDLPPLDEAAVVVQIEQVGAEVTHILETADRGELLRTGLKVAIVGRPNVGKSSLLNAWSRSDRAIVTPLPGTTRDVVESQLVVGGIPVQVLDTAGIRETADQVEKIGVERSHRAVQAADLVLLTIDASTGWTQADQEIYEQVKHRPVILVINKIDLVEEAERKTLQAQIQGAVEAHQTFNPKSTILTAAAQNEGIEDLETAILEAIHTGNLKAANLDIAINQRQAAALTHAKTSLQQVQETIAQQLPLDFWTIDLRGAIQALGEITGEEVTESVLDRIFSRFCIGK; encoded by the coding sequence ATGTCCCAAATGTTCGTCCAAGGCGAAACCATTGCTGCGATCGCAACAGCCGTAGTCCCGCAACAAGGGAGTGTGGGGATTGTGCGAATATCGGGGAAACAGGCGATCACCATTGCTCGTACCCTATTCCACGCATCAGGGCGTCAGGCTTGGGAAACGCACCGGATTCTCTACGGCTACCTGCGCCATCCCCAAACCCAACAGGTGGTGGATGAAGCATTACTATTGATCATGCAAGCCCCCCGCTCTTACACTCGCGAAGATGTGGTGGAGTTCCACTGTCACGGCGGGATTATGCCCGTACAGCAGGTATTGCAGTTGTGCTTGGAGCAAGGTGCAAGGTTGGCACAGCCTGGAGAGTTTACCCTACGGGCATTTTTAAATGGACGTTTGGATTTAACGCAGGCAGAAAGTATTGCCGACTTAGTGGGTTCTCGCTCACCCGCGGCGGCACAAGCTGCCCTCGCGGGTTTGCAGGGGAAGCTAGCTGCACCCATTCGCCAACTGCGATCCACTTGTTTGGATATCTTGGCAGAAATTGAAGCCCGCATTGATTTTGAAGAAGATTTACCGCCCCTGGATGAAGCCGCCGTTGTGGTTCAAATCGAGCAAGTAGGGGCAGAAGTCACCCATATCCTAGAAACGGCAGATCGCGGGGAGTTGCTCCGCACGGGTTTAAAAGTTGCCATTGTCGGGCGTCCGAATGTGGGAAAATCGAGCTTGTTGAATGCCTGGAGTCGAAGCGATCGCGCCATTGTCACTCCCCTACCCGGTACTACCCGTGATGTGGTTGAGTCGCAGTTGGTCGTTGGAGGAATCCCGGTGCAAGTCTTGGATACAGCTGGAATTCGGGAAACCGCCGATCAAGTCGAGAAAATTGGCGTAGAGCGATCGCACCGTGCCGTTCAAGCGGCTGATTTAGTCTTACTCACAATTGATGCCTCAACCGGCTGGACACAAGCCGATCAAGAAATTTATGAACAAGTCAAACATCGTCCCGTCATTTTAGTCATTAATAAAATTGACTTAGTAGAAGAAGCAGAAAGGAAAACTCTGCAAGCCCAAATCCAAGGGGCGGTGGAAGCTCACCAAACATTTAACCCAAAATCTACAATTCTCACGGCTGCTGCTCAAAATGAAGGAATTGAAGATTTGGAAACAGCGATTCTTGAGGCAATTCATACGGGCAACCTGAAAGCTGCAAACCTGGATATAGCGATTAACCAACGCCAAGCGGCGGCATTAACTCACGCGAAAACCTCACTGCAACAAGTGCAAGAAACTATTGCCCAACAATTACCCCTAGATTTTTGGACAATTGATTTACGGGGAGCTATTCAAGCACTAGGAGAAATCACAGGTGAGGAAGTGACGGAATCTGTACTTGATCGCATTTTTAGTCGCTTCTGCATTGGGAAGTAG
- a CDS encoding alkaline phosphatase D family protein: MADAFSKSGLAQVKAPGIITSDKMRPTIPYGVASGDITTGSAMIWSRCDRAAKMIVEYDTRESFRNPKRILGPAALETSDYTARINLANLPPSQQIYYRVTFQDLADTNIYSAPVIGTFRTPSARKRDILFAWSGDTAGQGWGINPEWGGMKIYEAIRRLNPDFFIHSGDTIYADNPIPAEVKLDDGSIWKNLTTPEKSKVAETLAEFRGNFIYNLLDENVRRFNAQVPQLVQWDDHETRNNWSPDQMLMDDDRYKVKSVSLLAARAKQAFLEYTPMRLDCNDSERIYRSFNYGPSLDIFMLDMRSYRGPNTPNRQTVASAETDFLGNAQVRWLKNKLQNSKATWKVIASDMPIGLVVRDGESKFENFANGDGPPLGRELELADLLRFIQQNNIRNVVWLTADVHYAAAHYYDPGKAQFTDFKPFWEFVAGPLHAGTFGPSAMDNTFGPQVKFQSIPPNLKQNRPPTEEFQFFGTVKIDGDTEVMTVKLHNLEGKTLYSVDLPPEV, encoded by the coding sequence GTGGCAGACGCTTTCTCAAAATCGGGACTGGCACAGGTCAAGGCACCAGGAATTATCACTTCGGATAAGATGCGTCCCACTATACCTTATGGTGTTGCGAGTGGCGACATTACAACTGGCAGTGCGATGATTTGGAGTCGATGCGATCGCGCCGCTAAGATGATAGTCGAGTATGACACCCGCGAGTCGTTCCGTAACCCGAAGCGTATTCTTGGGCCAGCCGCTTTGGAAACCAGCGACTATACAGCACGCATTAACCTTGCCAACCTGCCACCCAGTCAACAGATATACTACCGAGTCACATTTCAAGATTTAGCCGATACGAATATCTATAGCGCCCCCGTTATTGGGACTTTCCGCACACCCTCTGCAAGAAAGCGCGATATCCTCTTTGCTTGGTCGGGAGACACGGCTGGACAAGGTTGGGGAATTAACCCGGAGTGGGGTGGGATGAAAATCTATGAAGCGATAAGGCGGTTAAATCCCGACTTTTTCATCCACTCCGGCGATACTATCTATGCGGATAACCCTATTCCCGCAGAAGTGAAGCTGGATGACGGCAGTATCTGGAAAAACCTCACCACCCCAGAGAAGTCAAAAGTGGCGGAAACACTGGCTGAGTTTCGCGGTAATTTCATCTATAACCTGCTGGATGAAAATGTTCGCCGCTTTAACGCCCAAGTGCCTCAACTTGTGCAGTGGGACGACCACGAAACCCGCAATAATTGGTCTCCCGATCAGATGCTAATGGACGATGACCGTTACAAGGTAAAAAGTGTATCATTGCTTGCGGCGCGAGCAAAGCAAGCGTTCCTGGAATATACTCCCATGCGCTTAGATTGCAACGATTCTGAACGCATTTACCGTTCCTTTAATTACGGCCCTTCCCTGGATATTTTTATGCTCGATATGCGTAGTTACCGGGGGCCTAATACACCCAACCGTCAGACAGTGGCGAGTGCAGAAACAGACTTTTTGGGAAATGCTCAAGTACGCTGGTTAAAAAATAAGTTGCAAAACTCAAAAGCAACTTGGAAGGTGATTGCTAGTGATATGCCCATCGGACTAGTGGTTCGAGATGGCGAGAGCAAGTTTGAGAACTTTGCTAATGGAGATGGCCCGCCTTTGGGACGCGAACTCGAACTTGCCGATTTATTGCGCTTTATCCAACAAAACAATATCCGCAATGTCGTCTGGCTGACAGCTGATGTGCATTACGCCGCCGCGCATTATTACGACCCAGGAAAAGCACAGTTTACTGATTTTAAACCCTTCTGGGAGTTCGTCGCTGGCCCACTCCATGCGGGAACCTTTGGACCAAGTGCGATGGATAATACCTTCGGCCCTCAAGTCAAGTTTCAAAGCATACCGCCAAACCTAAAACAAAATCGCCCTCCCACTGAAGAATTTCAGTTTTTTGGTACTGTGAAAATTGATGGTGATACTGAAGTGATGACGGTTAAGCTACACAATTTGGAAGGTAAAACTCTTTACAGTGTGGACTTGCCGCCAGAAGTTTAG
- a CDS encoding aspartate aminotransferase family protein encodes MPTNLEAYWMPFTANRQFKANPRLLAAAKDVHYFTPEGRQILDGTAGLWCVNAGHCRPKIVEAIQKQVAHLDYAPPFQMGHPGAFELAERLVKMMPGGHFDHVFYGNSGSEAVESALKIAIAYHRVRGEGARQRLIGRERGYHGVGFGGISVGGIAPNRKFFGSLMPGVDHLPHTHNLEHNAFTRGQPQWGTHLADELERLVTLHDASTIAAVIVEPVAGSTGVLIPPVGYLERLRTICDKYGILLIFDEVITGFGRLGASFATEYFGVVPDMVTVAKGITNGTVPMGAVFVRKGIYDTFMDAAAENAIELFHGYTYSGHPLACAAAMATLDVYEEEGLFAHANHLASYWEDCLHSLKGLPHVIDLRNLGLVAAIELESIPGKPSVRGMDCLQRCFDKGLLIRTTGDIIALSPPLMIQKEHIEQLFEILAGVLKELP; translated from the coding sequence GTGCCTACCAATCTCGAAGCCTATTGGATGCCCTTCACGGCTAACCGCCAATTCAAAGCAAACCCCCGCTTACTCGCCGCCGCAAAAGACGTACACTACTTCACTCCTGAGGGTCGTCAGATTCTCGACGGCACAGCCGGGTTATGGTGTGTAAATGCCGGTCATTGTCGCCCCAAAATAGTCGAAGCTATTCAAAAACAAGTCGCCCATCTAGATTACGCCCCTCCCTTTCAAATGGGACATCCCGGTGCCTTTGAATTGGCGGAACGCTTAGTCAAGATGATGCCAGGAGGTCATTTCGACCACGTATTTTACGGTAATTCCGGTTCAGAAGCGGTTGAGTCAGCCCTAAAAATTGCGATCGCCTATCATCGAGTCCGAGGAGAAGGTGCGCGTCAGCGTTTAATTGGGCGGGAACGGGGGTATCATGGCGTGGGATTCGGGGGCATTTCTGTTGGTGGCATCGCCCCCAACCGCAAATTCTTCGGCAGCTTAATGCCGGGAGTCGATCATCTGCCCCATACCCATAACCTCGAACACAATGCCTTTACTCGCGGTCAACCGCAGTGGGGGACACACCTGGCAGATGAGCTGGAACGCCTTGTTACCCTGCACGATGCCTCAACCATAGCAGCGGTGATTGTCGAACCCGTTGCCGGTTCAACGGGAGTGCTGATTCCTCCGGTGGGCTATTTGGAACGTCTTCGTACTATTTGTGACAAGTACGGCATTCTCCTGATTTTTGATGAAGTGATTACAGGGTTCGGGCGGTTAGGTGCCAGTTTTGCAACAGAGTACTTTGGTGTTGTACCTGATATGGTGACAGTAGCCAAAGGTATTACCAATGGTACGGTGCCGATGGGGGCGGTGTTTGTCCGCAAAGGGATTTATGACACCTTTATGGATGCGGCGGCAGAAAATGCGATCGAATTGTTCCACGGCTACACCTATTCTGGGCATCCCCTCGCTTGTGCGGCGGCAATGGCAACCCTTGATGTGTATGAAGAAGAAGGGTTGTTTGCCCATGCTAATCATCTGGCAAGTTACTGGGAAGACTGCCTTCATTCCCTCAAAGGCTTACCTCATGTCATCGATTTGCGGAACTTGGGACTGGTGGCGGCAATTGAGTTAGAGTCAATCCCCGGAAAGCCTTCGGTACGAGGGATGGATTGTCTTCAACGGTGTTTTGACAAGGGGTTACTTATCCGCACCACAGGAGACATTATTGCCTTATCTCCGCCTTTGATGATTCAGAAAGAGCATATTGAGCAATTGTTTGAAATTCTGGCAGGGGTGTTGAAAGAGTTGCCGTAG
- the ahcY gene encoding adenosylhomocysteinase, which produces MTATSTQPKHEVRDLSLAPLGKQRIEWAGREMPVLRQIRDRFAQEKPFAGIRLVACCHVTTETAHLAIALKAGGADAVLIASNPLSTQDDVAACLVADYGIPVYAMKGEDAETYTRHVQIALDHKPNIIIDDGSDVVATLIQERQHQIADIIGTTEETTTGIVRLRAMFKDGVLTFPAMNVNDADTKHFFDNRYGTGQSTLDGIIRATNVLLAGKTIVVAGYGWCGKGVALRARGLGANVIVTEIDPTKAIEAVMDGFRVMPMDEAASQGDLFVTVTGNKHVIRSEHFDMMKDGAMVCNSGHFDIEIDLKSLGAKATEVKDVRPFTQQYLLGNGKSVIVLGEGRLVNLAAAEGHPSAVMDMSFANQAMACEYLVKNKGKLEPGLHSIPVEVDKEIARLKLQAMGITIDSLTADQTEYINSWTSGT; this is translated from the coding sequence ATGACTGCAACTTCCACTCAGCCTAAGCACGAGGTAAGAGACCTTTCCCTGGCTCCCCTAGGCAAACAACGGATCGAATGGGCGGGACGGGAAATGCCAGTGCTGCGGCAAATTCGCGATCGCTTTGCCCAAGAAAAGCCGTTTGCAGGTATTCGGTTAGTTGCCTGCTGTCACGTTACGACAGAAACCGCTCACTTGGCGATCGCTCTTAAAGCCGGTGGTGCTGATGCTGTCCTGATTGCCAGTAATCCCCTCTCCACCCAGGATGATGTCGCCGCTTGTTTGGTGGCTGATTACGGGATTCCCGTCTATGCCATGAAAGGCGAAGACGCCGAAACTTACACTCGCCACGTTCAAATTGCCCTCGATCACAAACCCAACATCATCATTGATGACGGTAGTGATGTTGTTGCTACATTGATTCAGGAACGCCAACATCAAATTGCCGATATCATTGGCACCACAGAAGAAACCACCACAGGCATTGTCCGTCTGCGTGCCATGTTCAAAGATGGTGTTCTGACGTTCCCGGCGATGAACGTGAATGACGCCGACACCAAGCACTTCTTTGACAACCGCTACGGCACCGGTCAATCCACTCTGGATGGCATTATCCGGGCAACCAACGTGCTGTTAGCGGGTAAAACCATTGTTGTTGCAGGTTACGGTTGGTGTGGCAAAGGCGTTGCTCTGCGGGCGCGGGGATTAGGAGCCAATGTAATTGTCACCGAAATTGACCCCACCAAAGCGATCGAAGCCGTCATGGATGGTTTCCGCGTGATGCCGATGGATGAAGCTGCATCTCAGGGAGATTTGTTTGTCACCGTTACGGGGAATAAGCACGTCATTCGCTCCGAACATTTCGACATGATGAAAGATGGGGCAATGGTTTGTAACTCCGGTCACTTTGATATTGAAATTGACCTCAAGTCTTTAGGAGCTAAAGCCACAGAAGTCAAAGATGTTCGACCGTTTACCCAACAATATCTACTCGGAAACGGTAAATCCGTCATCGTTTTAGGCGAAGGGCGTTTGGTGAACCTGGCAGCCGCAGAAGGCCATCCCAGCGCTGTCATGGATATGAGTTTTGCCAACCAGGCGATGGCTTGCGAATATTTGGTGAAAAACAAGGGTAAGTTAGAACCGGGGCTTCACTCGATTCCGGTGGAGGTCGATAAAGAAATTGCACGCCTGAAGTTGCAAGCGATGGGCATCACGATTGATAGCTTGACCGCCGACCAAACCGAGTACATTAACTCTTGGACTTCCGGAACTTAG